In Halopelagius inordinatus, a single genomic region encodes these proteins:
- the engB gene encoding GTP-binding protein EngB, which produces MFEDRPDRQEVVLVGRSNVGKSTLMRELTGHSKFTTGKKPGVTRKPNHYDWAPESFMFTDLPGFGFMSGVEESRSEQIATDIVRYVEANADDILAGVLVVDGKSVVDIIDRHSGPDEIPHDVELFHFLRELEIPTVVAVNKMDKVDDEDERLDDLCDRLGLLPPWRQWQDTIAPISAKRGNVEPLLSALKTHFHDQKRDDLLKFVS; this is translated from the coding sequence ATGTTCGAAGACCGCCCGGACCGACAGGAAGTCGTCCTCGTCGGGCGTTCAAACGTCGGCAAGTCGACGCTGATGCGAGAGTTGACGGGCCACAGCAAGTTCACGACGGGCAAGAAACCCGGCGTGACGCGCAAGCCGAACCACTACGACTGGGCCCCCGAGAGTTTCATGTTCACCGACCTGCCCGGCTTCGGGTTCATGTCCGGCGTCGAGGAGAGCCGAAGCGAACAGATCGCGACGGACATCGTCCGGTACGTCGAGGCCAACGCCGACGACATCCTCGCGGGCGTCCTCGTCGTCGACGGCAAGAGCGTCGTCGACATCATCGACCGACACTCCGGTCCCGACGAGATACCGCACGACGTGGAACTGTTCCACTTTCTCCGCGAACTGGAGATTCCCACCGTCGTCGCGGTGAACAAGATGGACAAGGTAGACGACGAGGACGAACGTCTCGACGACCTGTGCGACCGACTCGGACTGCTACCGCCGTGGAGACAGTGGCAGGACACCATCGCGCCCATCTCCGCGAAGCGCGGGAACGTCGAACCGCTACTCTCGGCGCTGAAAACGCACTTTCACGACCAAAAGCGCGACGACCTGTTGAAGTTCGTCAGCTGA